AAAAGGCTGTCAACTGCTGTCTTCTAAGATGTCTTTGTTGAGTATTTTGGGTGGAAGGAGGCAGACAAATGACGATGCTCGTGCAGCCCTTATAAACCAACTTGTAAACGCCAGTGATCTGATTGCTTAATTAAAATCCCCAGGTGCCTGTAAGCCAGCACAGCGAGTGGCCTGGAATGCCGCACATTCCTTGCAGACCGTGAGCTGGAACCGGGCTGGATTACTCAGTGCTTGAAGAGATTAGGAGCATAATTAACATTCgattctgttttaaaagtgaTTCGACCAATTATAAAACCTGCCTGAAGGGTGGCTCTGCATGTTACAGGCCTCTGTTTGTAATGCCCAGGGAGATTCCCAGCTTTCCCCGGAAAAAGCGCGGCTGGAGATAGTGACCAGATGGCCTGGATGAGAGAGGACTGCAGTAGAGAGAGCGTACAATGGGATGACCCCAGAAAGCCACTAGGGCCAAAGCAGTTTCCCTCTGTCCTCGCCTTTGCCAGGGATTCCCTGGAATGCTCGCTGATCTCTGTCCCCTACTCATACAACGTCTCGTGTGGGATTTCTGCTGTAATATAATATGCCGTGACCCCAGCATGCAGTACACATCTACTCCATGAATGCAGGATGGGCCAGGATGCAGGTCATCCACAGGATGTCTGTGCTGATGCAGTCAGCGTGACTACGTCTTCCTAAGGACACCGATGAAGGGTCAATTCATGACAAGAGCAGGGCCGTGCttgtgaaaaaaatcctgtattaGCCAGGATCTAAAATCCTAACTCCCCTCCTTGCGGTCACCGAGTCACTGCTGATTTCTCCATCACTTCTACCATGACAGCTGGCCTGGAGTTCCACCTTGTCCTTCCACCAGCACACCTGGCCCTTTAGCATTGAGGCACCTCCCACTCTGATAAATGGGACAAGCTCTAAATCTTGTCCCGGGGTGAGCCAGAAGCTGTTAGTCCTGTACCAAGCTGCTGCTCACAAGGGGCTACTGCTAGAGGTGGAGAGGGTTGAGGTCTGGAGGAAGTCTCCCTGTAAAAACTCCGATCGTAAGCTCTTTCCCACACATCTTCTGTGGGGCCAGATGGACCTCGGGTTGACCCAGGCTGGCTGTTCTACTCTGTTTACTTCCTTGCACGCAATGGAGCTGTGCTCAAATAGGGCTGGGACTAACACTTCTCGCCGAGCATGAACCATCTGGGACAAGCTTTTCTCAGAAACCATAGGGTTGGATGGGTTTAGGGGGTCACATGGGTCAGAGGCtccagctgagaagggcttcCCAGGGGATGGGCAAGCAACAGACCCGCTAGGCTGCTCCTGCTCACGTCCTCAAGCCTTGCTCCAAATTTCAACACAGAGCAAAAACTCTCCCCAAACCTCAGCCAAAAGCCACAGGATTTCATCACTATTGGGGTCAGTAGGACGTGAAATTACAGCGTCCCTGCTGTGACCTTTGCTGCGCTGCTCCCTTGAGGGCTGGAGATCgcggtgcagagctgggtcACAGGGCAGCGCCCACTGCCTCGTTCCGCGGGTGGCCAGcatggggtgggaggggggggcagcaggaaaatgcaGCCTGAGTGATGCAGCGCAGACGCACCCCGCGGATGCGGCGTGCCCCTCGCGCAGACGCACCCCGCGAACGAAGCGCAGTCCAAGCACGGAGCACGCATCTGCCCCAGGAACGCACGACGGCTGGGATCGCGGCACAGACCTGCGCCGGGAACGCCGGATGACCCGGGTGCAGCGCGGACGCACCCCGGGAACACGCTGTGCCACCAGCACACGGCACGCATCCGCCCCGCGAGCGTCGGCTGACCGGGGTCTCAGCACAGACCCACCCCAGCAACACAAGCCTGGACCCTGCTGGGCCTCGGACCTTGGCAGagcttctcttccctccctctttcccacCGCGTGGAGCATCATTCCCAAACCATGCAGGGTCTCCACAACCCCCGTCCCTCGGGAGCACCCATGCCacgcgcgccccggcccggccccgcgccgtgCCCGCCGGTGCACCGCTGCGCACGTCCTCCCCGGCACGGCGGGCTGGCGGCCCCGGAGGCGACGTcccacggggggggggggggacacggggagcAGACGGAGGTGCAGGGAAGCACCCGGGGGTGGGGATAGGGGGGGGGCCCGCCGCCACCGCGCGCACTCACCCCGTCCGTTCGGGCTGGGCCTGTAGACGCTGCCCACGCTGAGCCGGGGCTGGCCGGCGGCGTGGCCGTCGGGGAGCGCTTGCGGCACCTCGGGGCTCCTCGCGGGCAGGAAGGGCTCGGGCCGAGGAGCCCCGTAGGGCTCCAGCTGGCGGAACGGCGGCTGCGGCGCGTACGGCTCGGCCGGCACGTTGCCGTAGGGCGGGCGCTggcccggcggcggctcggcggcgtTGGCCGGCACGCCGGCGGCGGCGTTGCCGTCCTGCTCGCCGGCGTCGTGGTACAGGCTGTGCGAGTAGCGGCGGTCGAGGCTgtccggcggcgccgccggcacGTAGGGCCGCTCCTGGGCCGGGTAGTAGCCGTGGGCTCGGTAGGGGCTCTGCTCCTCGCCGTACTCCTCGTAGCGGCCCCGGGGCTGGAAGGGGTAGACCACGCTGGcgctggccgccgccgccgccgccccgccggggccgcggtaGTAGGCGTACGCCTCGTCGTAGGCGCGCGGCGCTTCGTAGCCCTCGTGCTGGCTGCCGTAGGGCGGCTGCTGGAAGGGCACCTGCACGTAGGGCGGCTGCCCAAAGGACGAGTAGGCGAAGGACGCCGccgccgaggaggaggaggaggaggaggaggaggaagcctgccgctggcgggcggcgggcggccggagGCGCTGCGAGCCGGTGCTGTCCCCCACGGGGCCCTCGCGCCAGTTGTCGGGCACCTGCCCGAAGCCGAAAGGGTGGCGCGTCTGCCCGCGCACCGTGTCGGAGCCGGGCCGCAGGGGCACGGCGGGCGCCTGGCGGCGCACGTTGCCCGGCGGCctcgcggcggggcggcgggccgcgTCGGCCAGCAGCACGCGGGGGCTGCGCTCGGGCCCCTCGTGGCCGGCGGGCACGTACTCGGAGCCCGTGTTGAGCAGGCTGTAGACCCGGCCG
The sequence above is a segment of the Rhea pennata isolate bPtePen1 chromosome 10, bPtePen1.pri, whole genome shotgun sequence genome. Coding sequences within it:
- the LOXL1 gene encoding lysyl oxidase homolog 1 — its product is MRRGFWELWAVLGCGLALLARAQRAPGGGGEPWRQLIQWENNGRVYSLLNTGSEYVPAGHEGPERSPRVLLADAARRPAARPPGNVRRQAPAVPLRPGSDTVRGQTRHPFGFGQVPDNWREGPVGDSTGSQRLRPPAARQRQASSSSSSSSSSAAASFAYSSFGQPPYVQVPFQQPPYGSQHEGYEAPRAYDEAYAYYRGPGGAAAAAASASVVYPFQPRGRYEEYGEEQSPYRAHGYYPAQERPYVPAAPPDSLDRRYSHSLYHDAGEQDGNAAAGVPANAAEPPPGQRPPYGNVPAEPYAPQPPFRQLEPYGAPRPEPFLPARSPEVPQALPDGHAAGQPRLSVGSVYRPSPNGRGLPDLVPDPNYVQASTYVQRAHLYSLRCAAEEKCLASTAYTAEATDYDVRVLLRFPQRVKNQGTADFLPSRPRHSWEWHSCHQHYHSMDEFSHYDLLDATTGRKVAEGHKASFCLEDTTCDFGNLKRYACTSHTQGLSPGCYDTYNADIDCQWIDITDVQPGNYVLKVQVNPKYIVLESDFTNNVVRCNIHYTGRYVATTNCKISQS